Within the Microbacterium sp. 1S1 genome, the region ACGCGGGCGGCGACTTCATCGCGGGGTCGGCCGCGCAGTGAGAGCGCGAGATCCTCAGCCGGAGTCGGGAGCAGGATCTGGGCGTCCGGATCGGTGAAAACGAAGCCCACGCGGCGGCGCACCGCGGCCGGGTTCCGCCCCACGTCCAGGCCGTGGACGGTGACCGTGCCCGTGCTCGGCGTCACGAGGCCGTTCAGCAGCCGTGCGAACGTCGATTTCCCCGATCCGTTCGCTCCGATCACGGCGATGCGCGGGGCGTTGAGTTCCAGCGTCACATCGTCGAGCAGCACCCGGTCGTCGACCGTCACGCGGACGTCGCGCAGGCGCACGGTTCCCGGCTCCGTGGTCGTCGCCGTCGCGTGCTGCTGCCGCCAACGCATGCATCCTCCTGAACACCGTTCACCTGAACGCCGTTCACTATAGTGGGGGCATGAGCCCCGAGACGAATCCCGTCCGCCACGACCGGGAGAGCGTGTCACGGGCCGCGCTCGCCCTTCTCGACGAGGTCGGCTTGGCCGACCTCTCCATGCGCCGCATCGCCGCGCGGCTGGAGGTGCAGCCCAGCGCTCTCTACTGGCATGTCGCGAGCAAGCAGGAGCTGCTCGCCGACCTCGCCGACCGGATCACCGCGACGGTGCCGGACGGAGCGGAGGGAGTACTCACGACCGCCCGCGCACTCCGCGACGCCCTCTTCGCCTACCGGGACGGCGCCGAGCTGGTGCTCAGCACCTACGCGCTCCAGCTCGGCTCGGCTCGCGCTCGGGACGCACTGGTCGCGGCTCTCCGCGCCGAGGGAGCTGCCGACGCCGAGGACCGCGGCGCAGCGATCCTGCACTTCGTGCTGGGTCACGCGACCCTCGTCCAGCAGCGGATGCACGCCGACAGCCACGGCGCGCTCCCGGCCTCCCGCGAGGTGGATGTGACGGCCGGCCTGGACCGCGTGTTCGATCTCGGTGTCACCGCCCTCGCCGGAGAACTCAGCGCGCCGAGGACTCCGCGGCATGCCCGAGCCTGAGCCCGGGGATCAGCGCGAGAAGAACCAGCCCCACCCCGAACGCGAACACCACACCGAACGCCTCCGCGCCGCCGCCCAGAGTGGCCACGGCGAGCCCCGCCAGAGCGATCGCGACAGCCGATCCCGTCGCGTCCGAGATCGAGAGCGCCGATGAGTTGAAGCCCTGGTTCGTCTCGTCCGAATACGCCAGAGTCAGCACCGTGAGCCGCGGGTAGAGCAAACCCATGCCACCCCCGGCGAACGCCCACCCGACGATCACGAAGACCGGCGACACGTCGAACACCGCGGCGGTCAGCACACAGAGCATGGCCACCAGCAGCGCCGCCAGGCTGAGGGCGGTGATGCGGTGGTTGCCGAGCCGCTCACCGTACCGACCCTGCGCCGCCGACGCACCGGCCCAGGCGAAGGCCGCCAGCATGAGCGCGACCCCGGCCCAGGTGGCGGAGAAGTCGAACTTCCGCATCAGCAGATACGGGATGTAGGCCTCCGCGGCGAAGAACGCGCCGGCCGCCACGCCGCGCATGAGCACGACGCTGGGGAGACCGGTGCCTGCGCGCAGCGTGTGTCGGGGCAGGAGCGGCAGCACGGCGACGCCGATCGCGAGCATGGCTCCCAGTGCGACCGGCCAGCCGATCCCGGGCTCGAGATCGGCAGACAATCCGATCGCCACCGCGAGAATCGCCACGACCACGGCGAGCAGCAACCGGGTGAGCAGCGCCTTACGGTCCTGCGGCTCCCCCTGGCCGAGATCGACGCCACGCAGACGGATCGCGATCATCACGAACGCGATCGCGGTCAGCACCGCCACCCCCAGGAACGCCCACCGCCAGTCGAGGTACTCCGCGACCGCCCCGGCCAGGAACGGCCCGATCATCGACGGCACCACCCAGGCGGCCGCGAATGCCGCGAACACGCGCCCGTGAAGATGCGGCGGGTACAGTCGCGCGACCACGACGTACAGGGCGACGGTCTGACCGCCCGCGCCCAGCCCCTGCACCAGCCGTCCGATCAGGAACTGCGGCATCGTCGTCGCGAAGCCGGAGATCAGCAGGCCAAGGATGAAGAGGCTCACGGCGGCGTACAGCGCGCCGCGCGGACCGCGCGCGTCCGACCACGCCCCCGTCGCGACCATCCCGATCACGCTCGTCGCGAGCGTGCCGGCGAAGGCGACCGCATACAGCGACTGGCCGTCCAGGGCGTCGCTCACGATCGGCATCACCGTCGTCACCGCGAGAGCCTCGATCGCCGCGAGGAAGATGAGCGCGACCGCGCCGAGAGTCACCCAGATCCGGCTGCGGTCCCAGATGGTCGCCGTCGGCTCCGCGGTCGTCATCGCTCGACGAGCGCGGCGATGCGCTCGATCGCCTCGGTGAGGATCTCGGGGCTCGTGCCGAAGTTGAGGCGCACGTGCCCGGCGCCTTCCTCCCCGAATGCCGGACCGAAGTGCAGCGCCACCTTGGCCTCCCGGAGGATCCGTCGGGCAGGGTTGTCGCCCCAGTCGAGAGCGGAGAGATCGATCCACGCGAGATATCCCGCCTCCGGGATCCGATAGCGTGCGGCCGGGAGGTGACGGGCGAGCAGATCCTCGAGCAGGACGCGATTCTCGTCGAGAGTCCGCAGGAGACCGTCGAGCCACGCGTCGCTCTCCTCCGAGAACGCGGCAACGGCGGCGAGCAGGCCGAACTGCCCCGTCCGCCACTCGACCTCCACCGGGAGGTCGCGTACGACGGCCGCGGTCTCCTCGGCTGCGGTCACCATGAGCGCGCACTTCAAGCCTGCGAGGTTGAAGGCCTTGCTCGCGCTGACCACGGCATAACCCACCCGGGCCGCCGCGTCGCTCGCGGCGAGGAACGGCGTGAATCCCGCCCCCGGCTGCGCGAGGGGGGCATGGATCTCGTCCGAGACGACGGTCGCACCGAACTCCTCGGCCAGCTCGGCCAGCGCCGCCAGCGTCTCGCGATCGTGAACGGTGCCGGTCGGGTTGTGCGGGTTGCAGAGGAGCATGGTCGTCGCGCCGTCCTCGAAGGCGGCGCGGATCCCGTCGAGGTCGAGCTCCCAGCCGGTCCCCGTGTCACGCAGCGGGACGCGCTGCGCCTCGGCGCCCGCCTCGGCGACGAGGTCGTAGAACGGCGGGTAGACCGGCGGCGTCACGACGACCCGCTCCCCCGGCTGCGTGACGCGGCGCAGGATCTCGACGATGCCCATGCTCACGTCCGCAGTGCTGCGCATCCGCGCGGGGTCAGGGCGCCAGCCGAAGCGGCGCTCCGAGAATCCGGCGTAGGTCTCGGCGAGCGGTGTCCGCGAGGCGATGTAGCCGGTGTCGCCGAGGTCCAGCGCGCGCTGCAGGGTCGCGCTGATGGCCGGCGCGAGCGGAAAGTCCATCTCCGCCACGAAGAGCGGCAGCACATCGGCGGGGTACTCCCGCCATTTCTCACTGGTGCGCTCGCGCAGCTCCGACAGGGGCAGGGCCTTCACCGACAGCATTCGTCCTCCGATTCTCCCCGCGTCGATGCGGAGACGTCGAAGCGGGCGTGCTCGGCACGCCCGCTTCGTCTGGTGGTCAGGTGACCGGAACGCTCAGATCGCGAAACCGAGCGCACGCATCATGTCGCGCCCGTCGTCCGTGATCCGCTCCGGTCCCCACGGCGGCATCCACACCCAGTTGATGCGGAAGCGGTCCACGACATTGTCCAGGGCCTGCGCCGTCTGGTCTTCGAGGACGTCCGTGAGCGGGCAGCCCGCGCTGGTCAGCGTCATGTGGATGACGAGAGCATCGTTCTCGTCATCCCAGGCGAGGTCGTAGATGAGTCCGAGGTCGACGACGTTGATCCCGAGCTCCGGATCCATCACGTCCTTGAGGGCCTCGGTGACCGCGTCGTACTTCTCGTCCGTCAGGGTCGCTGTCATGCGATCAGCCTACGCCTCGATGGGGGCGGAGGGGTCGAGGAACCGGTCGTAACCCTCGTTCTCCAGGCGGTCGGCGAGCTCCGGGCCGCCCTCCTCGACGATCTTGCCGGCGACGACGACGTGCACGTAGTCCGGGCGGATGTAGCGGAGGATGCGGGTGTAGTGCGTGATGAGCAGCACGCCGAGACCGGTGGACTCCTTCGCGCGGTTGACGCCCTCGGAGACGATCTTCAGCGCGTCCACGTCGAGGCCGGAGTCGGTCTCGTCGAGCACCGCGAACTTCGGCTTGAGGACCTCGAGCTGGAGGATCTCGTGGCGCTTCTTCTCGCCGCCCGAGAAGCCCTCGTTGACGTTGCGCTGTGCGAACTTCGGGTCCATGCGGAGGTTCGCCATGGACTCCTTGACGTCCTTGGTCCACTGCCGGATCGACGGGGCCTCGCCGTCGAGAGCGGTCTTCGCGGTGCGCAGGAAGTTCGTCACCGTGACGCCGGGGATCTCCACCGGGTACTGCATCGCGAGGAACAGGCCGGCGCGGGCGCGCTCGTCGACGCTCATCGCCAGCACGTCCTCACCGTCGAAGGTGATGGAACCGGAGGTGACCGTGTACTTCGGGTGGCCGGCGATCGTGTAGGCCAGGGTGGACTTGCCCGAGCCGTTGGGGCCCATGATGGCGTGGGTCTCACCGGTGTTCATGGTGAGCGTGATTCCGTTGAGGATCGGGGTGGTCCCCGCCTCGGTCTCGACCGTCACATGCAGGTCGCGGATCTCGAGAACAGACATTCTTCAGACTTCCTTCGTCACAGCGGGATCGATGAGCACGTCGTCGCCGTCGATCTCGACGACGTAGACCGGGACGGGCTCATATGCGGGGAGATTCTGGGGCTTGCCGGTGATCAGGGAGAAGGCCGAGCCATGAGCCCAGCACTCGACCGTGTCGCCTTCCACGAAGCCCTCGGACAGCGAGATGTCGCCGTGGGTACAGGTGTCGCCGATGGCGTGGATGACGCCCTCGCCGTCCTTGATGACCGTGATCGGCACACCGTCCGGCTCGACGCGCAGCGGCGTGTCCTGCTCCAGCTCGGAGACGCCGCAGACGCGCTGCGCGGTCACGCGTTCACCTCGGCGAGCTCGGCCTCGATGGCGGCGAGCAGCTCCGACTCCAGGTCGGGGATGCCGAGGCGCAGCACGATGTCGGTGAGGAAGCCGAGCACCACCAGTCGGCGGGCCTCGTCCTCCGGGATGCCGCGAGCCTGGAGATAGAAGAGCTGCTCGTCATCGAAGCGGCCTGTGGCACTCGCGTGCCCGGCGCCGACGATGTCGCCCGTCTCGATCTCGAGGTTCGGGATGGAGTCGGCGCGTGCGCCCTCCGTGAGCACCAGGTTGCGGTTCGCCTCGTACGAGTCGGTGCCGGTGGCGTCCGGCCCGATGAGCACGTCGCCGATCCAGACACTGTGGGCACTCTCGCCCTGCAGCGCACCCTTGTAGAGCACGTCACCGGTCGTGTGCGGGCCCTTGTGGTGCAGGTACACCTGGCTCTCCAGGTGCTGACCGGAGTCCGCATAGGACAGCCCGTAGAGGTAGCCCTCCGAGCCGGCGCCGGCGAGCTCCACGCTCGGGTTCACCCGGACGACGCCACCGCCGAAGCTCACGACGAAGTGCTTCAGGGTGGCGTCCGCGCCGACACGTGCCTGGTGCGCGGCCGCGTGCACGGCGTCGTCGTCCCACTGCTGGACCGAGACGACCGTGAGCTTCGCGCCGTCACGGACGATGATCTCGACGTTCTGCGCGTACTGCGCGGAGCCCTTGTGCTGCAGCACCACGGTGGCCGCGCTGTGCTCGAGGGCCTCGATCACGATGTGGGCGTCGGCCCGACGATCGGCTCCGGCTCCCCTGAGCGACAGGAAGATCGGCGCGGCGACCTCCTCTTCGCGCGGGATGCGGATGTGCAGCGCCTCCGCTGCCCCCTGCCACGCGACGGCGGCGGTGATGTCCTCGGCGAGGAAGACTTCGCCACGCGGAGCGGTTCCCGCCGTGAGCGGGGCGGCGACGTACTGCTCGCCGGACGTGAACGAGTACTGCACGCCCTCCTCGCCCTCCGCGGTACGGAACAGCGGCGTGAGCGCCGCCACCGGCGTGTGCTTCCAGTTCACCTCGCGCCCTGTCGGCATGCCGAAGTCGTCCGGGTCGAACGAGTGCGGACGCTCCGAGCGGGTCTGCACCGGGACGAATCCGGCGTCCGCGACCTGGGCGGCCGGGTCGATGTGCGCGTTCGTGTGCTGCGCCTCGCTGGGCGCTGTCGTCGAGGCCGCCATTTAGCCGACCGATCCTTCCATGCCCATCTCGATGAGCTTGTTCAGTTCCATCGCGTACTCCATGGGCAGCTCGCGCGCGATCGGCTCGATGAAGCCGCGCACGATCATCGCCATCGCCTCGTCCTCCGGCATGCCCCGGGACTGCAGGTAGAAGAGCTGCTCCTCGCTGACCTTGGAGACGGTGGCCTCGTGGCCGAGCTGGACGTCGTCGACGCGGATGTCGATCGCCGGGTAGGTGTCCGAGCGCGACTTCGTGTCCACCAGCAGCGCGTCGCAGCGCACCGTGTTGGCGGAGTGGTGCGCGTTCGCATCCACCCGGACCTCACCGCGGTAGCCGGCGCGGCCGCCGCCGCGGGCGATCGACTTCGAGACGATCGACGACTGGGTGTACGGCGCCATGTGGATCATCTTCGCGCCGGCGTCCTGGTGCTGACCGGGGCCCGCGAAGGCGACGGAGAGCGTCTCGCCCTTGGCGTGCTCGCCCATCAGGTAGATCGACGGGTACTTCATCGTCACCTTGGAGCCGATGTTGCCGTCGACCCACTCCATGGTCGCGCCCTCGTGCGCCACGGCGCGCTTGGTGACCAGGTTGTAGACGTTGTTCGACCAGTTCTGGATCGTCGTGTAACGCACGCGGGCGTTCTTCTTCACGATGATCTCGACGACCGCCGAGTGCAGCGAGTCCGACTTGTAGATCGGCGCCGTGCAGCCCTCGATGTAGTGGACGTAGCTGCCCTCGTCGGCGATGATCAGGGTCCGCTCGAACTGGCCCATGTTCTCGGTGTTGATGCGGAAGTAGGCCTGCAGCGGGATCTCGACGTGCACACCCTTCGGGACGTACACGAACGAGCCGCCCGACCACACGGCGGTGTTCAGCGCGGCGAACTTGTTGTCGCCGGCCGGGATGACCGTGCCGAAGTACTCCTCGAAGAACTCGGGGTGCTCGCGCAGCGCCGTGTCGGTGTCCACGAAGATGACGCCCTGGGCCTCGAGGTCCTCGCGGATCTGGTGGTAGACGACCTCGGACTCGTACTGCGCGGCGACGCCGGCGACCAGACGCTGGCGCTCGGCCTCAGGGATGCCCAGGCGCTCGTACGTCTCGCGGATCTCCTCGGGGAGGTCTTCCCAGCTCTGCGCCTGCTTCTCGGTGGAGCGGACGAAGTACTTGATGTTGTCGAAGTCGATGTCGCTGAGGTCGGCGCCCCAGGTCGGCATCGGCTTACGACCGAAGAGCTGATAGCCCTTGAGGCGGGTCTTCAGCATCCACTCCGGCTCGTTCTTGAGGGCCGAGATCCCGCGGACGACCTCTTCGGAGATCCCGCGTTTGGCGACGGCACCCGCGGCATCCTCATCGTGCCAGCCGAATTCGTACACCCCCAGACCATCGAGCTCCGGGCGGTCGATCAGCACATCCGACATGCAACACTCTCCTCACAGGTCCCAAACGGTGTCATCCGCCCCGACACACCTGATCCCCGTCGAGTCTGCGGGAGCGGGTGCCGTTGGTGGGCCCTCATCACGGGCGCTTCCATCGCGCCTAAACTGTTGACGATGCTTCAGCGCGGTCAGCGCTCATCGCAACAATCCGATTCTACAGGTTCCGCCTGACGGACGGGCCGTGCGCCACGTCTTCGACGGGCCGGAGGACTTATGCCCGAGACGACCATCCCCGCCCCTCCGACGACCAGGGCGACCCCGTCCCCCGCTCCGCCGCCTGGGGTCGTGCGCTCACCGTCTTCGCGTGGCTGTCGTTCCTCAGCGAGACGATCATCATCGGAACCGGTGGTGCGGTGCGGCTGACCGGATCCGGTCTCGGCTGCACCGAATGGCCGCTGTGCACGCCGGAGTCCCTGGTGCCGATCGTCGAGGTGCAGGGCATCCACGGGATGATCGAGTTCGGCAACCGACTGATGACCGGTGTCGTCGGCATCATCGCGATCGCCGTCGTCCTGCTCGTCCTGCACACCATCAGCGGCCGCCGTGCGCTCATCAGCGCCCTGTGGTTCGCGCTCGGCGGCCTGGCCGGGGCGGCGATCGCCTTCGCACTCGTCTCGCTCACCGACTTCCCGGCCTTCCCCGTCGCCTCCGCCGTGCTTCTGCTCGCGGTCATCGCCGCCGCCGTGCATTCGGTGCGCACGACGCCCGCCCGTCGCGATCTCGTGCTGCTCGCCTGGCTCGTCCTCATCGGCGTCGTCGCGCAGGCACTGGTCGGCGGCATCACGGTGCTCACGGGTCTGAACCCGTTCATCGTCGGGTTCCACTACACGTCGTCGCTCCTGCTCGTCTGCATCACGGCCGCGTTCCTCGTGCGGCTGGCCACCCCGGCAGGGCCGCGGGAGCGTGCCGTGCCCACCTGGTTCGCGATCGTGACGCACGTCACCGGCCTCGCCCTGGCCGTGACCATCCTGTTCGGCGTGCTGACGACCGGATCCGGCCCCCACTCCGGCGACGCCGACGTGCTGCGCCGCGGCTTCGACGCCACGGTCCTCGCTCATGTCCACTCCTGGCCGGGCTACGTCCTCGCCGCGCTGGTGCTCTTCCTGACGATCGCGGCGTGGGTGCTCCGCCTGGAGCCCCGGCGGTGGCTGCTCGTGCTCGTCGTGGCGATCCTCGTGCAGGTCGCCGTCGGCGTGTGGCAGGCGCGGGAGGGGCTTCCCCCCGTGCTCGTCGGCATCCACATGGTCCTCGCATCGCTCTCCGCGGCGACCTACACGGTCGTCGTCCTGCATCTGAAGCGGACGACCGCGGCCGTACGGACCTCCGCCGACTGACGACCCGCACAGGGGATCCATAGCGCGCGCATCGGGCGCTCATCACCGCGTCGGCCAACGTGGTCGGCATGAACAAGACACTCACCCGCAGCGCCGGGTTCTGGCTCCTCGTCGTCGTCTCCCTCGCCGCGACCGCGGTCGGGGGCTGGATCATCGCCGGACAGGTCGGCACCATGACCACCACCCTGCTGGCCGGCACCGCCACCGGAGTCGAGGTGTACGTCGGTCAGTCGCTCGTCGTCGTCGGTGCGGTCGTCCTCGGCGCAGGCCTCGTCGGTCTGCTCCTGTCACTCGGCCTCGTCGCCGCACGCAGCCTGGTCCCCACTCCGGCTGCCTCGGCCCCTGCGGCCGGCACGGTCGCCACGGAAGAGGCGTCGACCACCGGTGCGCCCGCCGTTCCGGAGACGGACCCGTCACCCTCTGCCGACGTCGCGACCGCGGACACCTCCGCGGACGGGGACGAGCCGCCGGTTGCCGAGGATCAGAAGGGCAGCAGCGGGTCGATGGCGACCGCGACGAACAGCAGCGTGAGGTAGGTGATCGAGGCGTGGAAGACGCGCATCGGCCGCGCCTCGGTCCCTCGCACCGCCTGGTTGTACAGGCGGTGCGACTCGTAGATGAACCAGCCGCCGAATACCAGGGCCGACACGGTGTAGACGAGGCCCATCTCGGCGATCGGCACGAGCAGCAGCGAGCACGCCACCGTGGCCCACGCGTACAGGATGACCTGCAGGCCG harbors:
- the sufB gene encoding Fe-S cluster assembly protein SufB yields the protein MSDVLIDRPELDGLGVYEFGWHDEDAAGAVAKRGISEEVVRGISALKNEPEWMLKTRLKGYQLFGRKPMPTWGADLSDIDFDNIKYFVRSTEKQAQSWEDLPEEIRETYERLGIPEAERQRLVAGVAAQYESEVVYHQIREDLEAQGVIFVDTDTALREHPEFFEEYFGTVIPAGDNKFAALNTAVWSGGSFVYVPKGVHVEIPLQAYFRINTENMGQFERTLIIADEGSYVHYIEGCTAPIYKSDSLHSAVVEIIVKKNARVRYTTIQNWSNNVYNLVTKRAVAHEGATMEWVDGNIGSKVTMKYPSIYLMGEHAKGETLSVAFAGPGQHQDAGAKMIHMAPYTQSSIVSKSIARGGGRAGYRGEVRVDANAHHSANTVRCDALLVDTKSRSDTYPAIDIRVDDVQLGHEATVSKVSEEQLFYLQSRGMPEDEAMAMIVRGFIEPIARELPMEYAMELNKLIEMGMEGSVG
- a CDS encoding non-heme iron oxygenase ferredoxin subunit, whose product is MTAQRVCGVSELEQDTPLRVEPDGVPITVIKDGEGVIHAIGDTCTHGDISLSEGFVEGDTVECWAHGSAFSLITGKPQNLPAYEPVPVYVVEIDGDDVLIDPAVTKEV
- a CDS encoding MalY/PatB family protein; protein product: MLSVKALPLSELRERTSEKWREYPADVLPLFVAEMDFPLAPAISATLQRALDLGDTGYIASRTPLAETYAGFSERRFGWRPDPARMRSTADVSMGIVEILRRVTQPGERVVVTPPVYPPFYDLVAEAGAEAQRVPLRDTGTGWELDLDGIRAAFEDGATTMLLCNPHNPTGTVHDRETLAALAELAEEFGATVVSDEIHAPLAQPGAGFTPFLAASDAAARVGYAVVSASKAFNLAGLKCALMVTAAEETAAVVRDLPVEVEWRTGQFGLLAAVAAFSEESDAWLDGLLRTLDENRVLLEDLLARHLPAARYRIPEAGYLAWIDLSALDWGDNPARRILREAKVALHFGPAFGEEGAGHVRLNFGTSPEILTEAIERIAALVER
- a CDS encoding COX15/CtaA family protein; amino-acid sequence: MRLTGSGLGCTEWPLCTPESLVPIVEVQGIHGMIEFGNRLMTGVVGIIAIAVVLLVLHTISGRRALISALWFALGGLAGAAIAFALVSLTDFPAFPVASAVLLLAVIAAAVHSVRTTPARRDLVLLAWLVLIGVVAQALVGGITVLTGLNPFIVGFHYTSSLLLVCITAAFLVRLATPAGPRERAVPTWFAIVTHVTGLALAVTILFGVLTTGSGPHSGDADVLRRGFDATVLAHVHSWPGYVLAALVLFLTIAAWVLRLEPRRWLLVLVVAILVQVAVGVWQAREGLPPVLVGIHMVLASLSAATYTVVVLHLKRTTAAVRTSAD
- a CDS encoding MFS transporter is translated as MTTAEPTATIWDRSRIWVTLGAVALIFLAAIEALAVTTVMPIVSDALDGQSLYAVAFAGTLATSVIGMVATGAWSDARGPRGALYAAVSLFILGLLISGFATTMPQFLIGRLVQGLGAGGQTVALYVVVARLYPPHLHGRVFAAFAAAWVVPSMIGPFLAGAVAEYLDWRWAFLGVAVLTAIAFVMIAIRLRGVDLGQGEPQDRKALLTRLLLAVVVAILAVAIGLSADLEPGIGWPVALGAMLAIGVAVLPLLPRHTLRAGTGLPSVVLMRGVAAGAFFAAEAYIPYLLMRKFDFSATWAGVALMLAAFAWAGASAAQGRYGERLGNHRITALSLAALLVAMLCVLTAAVFDVSPVFVIVGWAFAGGGMGLLYPRLTVLTLAYSDETNQGFNSSALSISDATGSAVAIALAGLAVATLGGGAEAFGVVFAFGVGLVLLALIPGLRLGHAAESSAR
- the sufD gene encoding Fe-S cluster assembly protein SufD, yielding MAASTTAPSEAQHTNAHIDPAAQVADAGFVPVQTRSERPHSFDPDDFGMPTGREVNWKHTPVAALTPLFRTAEGEEGVQYSFTSGEQYVAAPLTAGTAPRGEVFLAEDITAAVAWQGAAEALHIRIPREEEVAAPIFLSLRGAGADRRADAHIVIEALEHSAATVVLQHKGSAQYAQNVEIIVRDGAKLTVVSVQQWDDDAVHAAAHQARVGADATLKHFVVSFGGGVVRVNPSVELAGAGSEGYLYGLSYADSGQHLESQVYLHHKGPHTTGDVLYKGALQGESAHSVWIGDVLIGPDATGTDSYEANRNLVLTEGARADSIPNLEIETGDIVGAGHASATGRFDDEQLFYLQARGIPEDEARRLVVLGFLTDIVLRLGIPDLESELLAAIEAELAEVNA
- a CDS encoding metal-sulfur cluster assembly factor — protein: MTATLTDEKYDAVTEALKDVMDPELGINVVDLGLIYDLAWDDENDALVIHMTLTSAGCPLTDVLEDQTAQALDNVVDRFRINWVWMPPWGPERITDDGRDMMRALGFAI
- a CDS encoding energy-coupling factor ABC transporter ATP-binding protein — protein: MRWRQQHATATTTEPGTVRLRDVRVTVDDRVLLDDVTLELNAPRIAVIGANGSGKSTFARLLNGLVTPSTGTVTVHGLDVGRNPAAVRRRVGFVFTDPDAQILLPTPAEDLALSLRGRPRDEVAARVQETLDRHGLGAHADVPAASLSGGQKQMLALAAVLLAEPALIVADEPTTLLDLRNARRIGDLLLSQEAQVLIVTHDLELAARCDAAVLFDGGRVVAQGEPDPVISCYRRLCG
- the sufC gene encoding Fe-S cluster assembly ATPase SufC — protein: MSVLEIRDLHVTVETEAGTTPILNGITLTMNTGETHAIMGPNGSGKSTLAYTIAGHPKYTVTSGSITFDGEDVLAMSVDERARAGLFLAMQYPVEIPGVTVTNFLRTAKTALDGEAPSIRQWTKDVKESMANLRMDPKFAQRNVNEGFSGGEKKRHEILQLEVLKPKFAVLDETDSGLDVDALKIVSEGVNRAKESTGLGVLLITHYTRILRYIRPDYVHVVVAGKIVEEGGPELADRLENEGYDRFLDPSAPIEA
- a CDS encoding TetR family transcriptional regulator, which translates into the protein MSPETNPVRHDRESVSRAALALLDEVGLADLSMRRIAARLEVQPSALYWHVASKQELLADLADRITATVPDGAEGVLTTARALRDALFAYRDGAELVLSTYALQLGSARARDALVAALRAEGAADAEDRGAAILHFVLGHATLVQQRMHADSHGALPASREVDVTAGLDRVFDLGVTALAGELSAPRTPRHARA